CAACCCACAACCAAATTTAATTTATTCCATCGGGCTGAGTAGGGAGCGGATGAGACTAATTAAGGATCGAGCTAGCTAGTCAATTATTCAACTCTTCTattaaattaaatattaaataaaagatCCACATGGTCGTAGTTATTTTTCAATGGTCGTAGCTCCAATTTCAACATTTTATAGAAAAAAACTGCTATGATTTTTGACATTCACGACTCTAACTATATTTTGTCTTTCTTCGAAACAATGAAATACTAATTATAAGGTGTCAAGATCATATGAGATACTTAACTCTCCAGAATTATAGGGACTTTACTTCTATGTTAGGTAGGTAAATTGCAGATGTATTACGTTTGACTTTGTAGGAATCTGCTCGTTATCTTCCCAACAGTGGAAATCTTTAAGTTTCTCCTTCCTCTAAAGacgaaataaaaataagaaatactAAGACGGGCAATTTTAAGCATACACTGATGATTCAATCTCATACAAATTGAACATTGATAAATGATAAAAGTGCATATTTTTAGCATATTTACATATTAATTATTGTGTGAGTCGCGGGAGTTTATGTGGTTTTTAAAGTGAAATATGCTCATTATGTGTTTCTGGAACGAGTTTGGATCATAAATGATCAAAATATGACAATTtgacacaaaaagaaaaagatggAAAGAATTGGGAGCTCGTCTATTCTCGTGCGTGGCACGAAAACGGACGCGAAAAAGGAGAAAAGTGAAGGCACAAAACAGCAAAGCAAAGCAAAGGCACGGATCGCTTCACGAAATGGAAAATTTTCAAAAGCTGAATCCGCGTCAAAGGTTGCGCGCTGTCCGAAGGCAGACGCGGATTCCAGCTTCTCCCATCCGAAGTTGGATCGAAAAATTCCGGCCCTCATCACCTCTAAGTGATATAAATACATCCTAAAATACAAATTTGGGAGGAGGAGACACTACTTTAGGGTTACACAACACCTTTGGAGGTAAGAACACACTTGGAGCAAGGAGAAGGATTCAACTCCATGTTTTCTCCTCTTTCTTCCtctatttccattattggttatgaattctagtattgtagttttgcatactattatgaatagctaatttgttatctagggttttgatggaaccttttggaggatgaattcttgttaagtttgaatataatttagctttttaatttctttacttgttcaactacgtgcttatttttgttgattgaatggccattAATTGACTGTgtctatttattatgtattgcttgggaaaggatacatatttaggtagtttttgaacaacgtcactcctaacgtatatgatgAATCAATACGGCAGGTTTAAAGGTGGGTTTAGGAATAACAACAccttgacgtggtcatagtgGGCGGTGAGATTGTGCCAGCTAGCGTAGTTCAGGATAATATGtatagtaaattgttgtagttgcttgggagagaattacgacacctgAAGTGCTCACGATCAATAGAGAATAATTAGGCAAAATTATAGGAGACGTGCCTccttaattttgtctttaacccttagtatctttagttgttaatttactattttaatttgttagttaattagttagacataataagaatcttaatatttataacatAGGAATTGTTCGaacttgtcttcttggtgatagtgaacagttgtagctaaaccttaattttctgtgggattcgactccgaactTTTAGATCGGATTATATTTACAGCGACCACTTAATCTTTTTAAGACTACAATTGGAAGTGATCAAATTTAAGCATACATTGATGATTCAATCTCATACAAATTGAACATATACCCATTTTCAATTGGATAAGTGATTCTCAACACCTTAATTAAATTAAAATCAGACTGAACTTCAATTTGATAGAGCTGCGCACACAAATCAGTTTACCATTTGGAGTCTGAAAAGAAAGGGTCTAATTAACTTAATTATTCGTCCACTTAAACTGCAATCTAGAACTTATTTTTATTTACGAATTAGAGCACAAAAGGTTGAATATAATCTCAATTAAGTGTAACAACATCACTCTATCACTTACAATACTTTATCATGTAGTTAAAAGTCGTTCAAAGATTATGCATTGATATGCACATGCACAAAAGTGCAAAATTACAGAATGTGCAACTAACTGCTTGAATAAAATGTCCATGCCACGTGATTCAATAGTACTCTCTCAGGTTGACAGCGTGTTGTAAATGGAAGCAGTCACTACATCAACGTAGTCTACTTAATAAAAAAATACTCCCTCCACTTCatattagatgaggtagtttaactcggcacagagtttaagaaaaaagaaaaaaaaaactttaagacgtgtggtcttaaaagcttaaggggtaaaaggttTGTGGGTCCATGACATTTGTATAGCTATAAAAgcatctcattaagggtaaattgataaaatgaaagagtttaaagttgaattatttccaaactTAAAATGcgtcatttgttttggaacagactaaaaatgAAATTACTGCATCTAATATGAATGGGAGGGAATATTAATTATACAAATACATAAGGATTCGTAAGACGCCACACTCTTGATATAGATCGGGAATGGTAGGACATAATTGGGTCTTGAGATTCTTCGTTTTGCTCTTTTCCGTTAAAGcaacttttctttttcctttttctttctctttttcacgTGGTGGAAACATTAACTTTAAGATGCCTCTTTctttaaaagaaaaggaagttatCATACAAATGGACAATTTATAACTCTATTTCAACTAATATAACCACCATATGTATAGTAAAGTAGACGATTGAGTAGGTACGATCTAATTAATACAGCACCTATCTTACCACAAATTTGGAGTGAGGTGAGTGGTTGAGATCCCTCCAACTTGATCTTTAAGAATAAAGAACGTATTTTGATAGAGAGCTCTTCACTATTCTACAAATTTGAATTAGTAGAATCCGTGAGTCTCGAATACCAGATAATTAAACCGAAAAAAGAAACACCTATCCTACGTCGTAAATTAAGGTTTGGTACCCAACCGATAATACTACTCTTGTCATTTCTTCCCGTCCCCGAATGGAGAAAAATAAAGAATCTTGTAACATCATATTCagaaattaaaatatttatatttatgtttATTTTCTTTTGCTAGTCGATCCATCATTGGTCTTTGTTTCTTCTCACTGCAAAACTTATTGTTGATACTACAAGCATTAACTAAAAAATGAAGTTACAAAAATTAAGGAGGAACTAAAGTAGAAAGGGAAAACGGAAGGTATAGAGTATCATTCTTCCCTCCCCCTCAGTAGCTGAAATTAAATTATGCGCCACACCTATCACCACTTCTATCTCCTTTTGGTATTACCGTAGTTACAACGTAACTTCTCATTACTACTCTAGACTTTCCCTGGAAATTAGATTTGACTTAGTTCATGCTTCTTGTTTGGATTGTAAAAACATGTTACTAAAGTAAAAcgaaaaatgtaaaattaaaggATCGATTTTTTATGCGAAAAAGAGTTTGTTTCTTTCCGAGACAAACTAAGAAGAAAAGAATACCAAATAAATTGGAATAGACGGACTACCAAATTGGTCTTAGTATCTTAATGATTATTGTAGATTTGTAATTAAATCATGAAAATTTATACTTTAAAATATGGATTACAGTCAAATCTTTCTACAACAATCTTGTTTGTTCCGAAATTTTTTGACTGCTATAGTGAAATTTTGTTATAGTAGAcatattttataatattaatataatatttaattcCGAGAATTAACTTGACTTTTATAATAAATGGCTAGAGAATTGTGCTGTAATAGTTTAACACGTTAAAAGGCTCAGAGAACAAGCGGGTTAGAATGATAAAGGAACATTATAATAAAATGTAGTAGTATACAATTAAACATAAATGTGGAATATTTGTAGATTGGTTTCCTTTTTCACTACCACTAGCAGTCATTATTACATTGCCAAACAAAAAACAGACaaaaattaaactaaaagcaCATCTAAAGCTGCAAAAGCAAGACTCCGAGGAAGAACAAGAAGGcaaaaataccattttcactctTCAAAATTCTTGAAGATCCTCCAGTCTCATTTCCACTTTGGCTACTACTATTACTACTACTTGCAGAGGAACCAGCATTCTTATTCCCATCACCGGCAGAAGAAGTAGCAGCCAAATCCAGAATAGCTTTAGATGCCAAATTTTCAGTATCAAACTTATGTACCACCGGCTTTCCATCTTTCACCGCGGGTCCCACCTGCCATACTTGGTTCACCGTCGTCGTATTTTCCGGCAACTCCAACGTGGCAAAGATTTTCATGGTCCCATTAGAAGACTCTGCTTTCGAATCCAACACATTGTACAAAATCTTAGACTCTGTAATTGATTTGTAAGAAGTAAGGTTATAAGTTTTGACAACCATGGCTCCTTTGGGATCTTTGAATGCTATAAGGGATTGTGTGCCAACCATAGCTGGGGCAGTGGGGTTGAGACCCCAAGCAATCCAACCATCAGGGGAAGCTGGAGAAGCAATGAAGGCAACAGATAGGGTGGATTTAGTGGGGTCAAAGGTCCAGTGGAGGAAAGATTTGAGAGCAGGAAGATCAGTACAATTGGTGAATTTGGTGTTGCTGGAAAATGTTTGAGATGAGCAAGTTAGAGATGTGGAAGGTGAGATGAAGAGAAGAACAAGAAGGGAGGCAAGAAAGAGATGAAAATGAGAGGCCATATTTTGAGCAAATGTAGAAGAGTGTGTTGGAGGATATTTTGGGATAGGGGGGatttttatagggaaaaatttaAAGGAATGTGGAGAAGTGGTGCCTTTGGGTTATTGCGGCGCGTTGATGCCACACATGATAGGGGGAGAAAGGAATAGGAAAGACACAACTGGATGTGCTAGGAACATGTAACATTAAAAATTGGTCAATAATTTCCCCGATTTCTTATACCTAAGCATCCAAATAATGAACAATGAACGCACACTGTCAAGCAAGCTCATGTGACTCTAAATTCCTCGTTAAGGAATGGAAAATATTTTAAGCAAATGCGCATTTCCATTTTCCTTGATTGAATAGGCTCCCTTTTGCATTCTTGAATCAATTTTTCGAAATtgggccaaaaaaaaaaaaataaggggACAATATtctgggagaaattcaaaaatagccagatttacaactggtcgttcaaaaatagcacagtttcaaaagtaattgaaatttagtcacttttcatgtaaagttaaatctgagcgaaaacaccgttcaaaacccgaaaaatacgccagcatattatactggagttccaggataagtatgctgaaactccagcataatatgatggagttccagcataagtacactagaactccaacataatatactggagttccagcataagtacactagaactccaagtATAATTGTCTAGTATAATGCTGGAGCTTGGAACAccagtgctccagtctccagtatattatactggagtcagcaaagtatatcggtccagcataatatgctggagttcatacacaggtgcaccgatctccagtatattatgctggatcggtctctgttgcagtaaaatagtggctatttttcattaacttcgtaaacactggctatttttgaatgaccagtccgaaaactggctataccgtgctatttttaccaatATTCTAGAACCAACACGTTATcagggcatttgcatctatacccgctttttgggtcacgttttaacttatacccgctttgtaaaaaaaattgcaagcgtacccacttttttgtgtaacttcagcatacgggcaTGAAGTAGAAAAGGCAA
This genomic stretch from Nicotiana sylvestris chromosome 9, ASM39365v2, whole genome shotgun sequence harbors:
- the LOC104238899 gene encoding cytochrome b561 and DOMON domain-containing protein At3g25290, which gives rise to MASHFHLFLASLLVLLFISPSTSLTCSSQTFSSNTKFTNCTDLPALKSFLHWTFDPTKSTLSVAFIASPASPDGWIAWGLNPTAPAMVGTQSLIAFKDPKGAMVVKTYNLTSYKSITESKILYNVLDSKAESSNGTMKIFATLELPENTTTVNQVWQVGPAVKDGKPVVHKFDTENLASKAILDLAATSSAGDGNKNAGSSASSSNSSSQSGNETGGSSRILKSENGIFAFLFFLGVLLLQL